A region of uncultured Fusobacterium sp. DNA encodes the following proteins:
- the dusB gene encoding tRNA dihydrouridine synthase DusB → MIKIYTAPIAGVTDYTYRGILKEFKPDLLFTEMVSINALEVACEKTLKVILRLREGDSVQLFGKDIKKMVESAKFVESLGVKHIDINSGCPMKKIVNNGYGAALMENPEHVRAMLSEVRSALNDSTDLSIKIRAGYKESKNPVEIAKIAEEVGCKHITVHGRTREQMYTGKADWSIIKQVKESVNIPVIGNGDIFTAEDAKERVDFSGVDGIMLARGIFGNPWLIRDIREYFQYGKVLHPVTPEEKVDMAIEHTRRTQIEHPERPFIFELRKHLCWYLKGIRKSAEFKDRINHTDSYDEIISLLEKVKENIQPEDYIEIENRELENI, encoded by the coding sequence ATGATAAAAATATATACTGCACCAATAGCAGGAGTTACAGATTATACATATAGAGGAATACTAAAAGAATTTAAGCCAGATTTACTATTTACAGAGATGGTAAGTATAAATGCTTTAGAAGTTGCATGTGAAAAGACTTTAAAAGTTATACTTAGATTGAGAGAGGGAGACTCTGTTCAACTTTTTGGTAAAGATATAAAGAAAATGGTTGAAAGTGCAAAATTTGTTGAAAGTTTAGGAGTAAAACATATAGATATAAACTCTGGTTGTCCTATGAAGAAGATTGTAAATAATGGTTATGGAGCAGCTTTAATGGAGAATCCTGAACATGTAAGAGCTATGCTTTCAGAGGTAAGAAGTGCCTTAAATGATAGTACAGATCTTTCAATAAAGATAAGAGCAGGTTATAAAGAATCAAAAAATCCTGTTGAAATAGCTAAAATAGCTGAAGAGGTAGGATGTAAACACATAACAGTTCATGGAAGAACTAGAGAGCAAATGTATACTGGAAAGGCTGATTGGAGTATCATAAAGCAAGTAAAAGAGAGTGTAAATATTCCTGTAATAGGAAATGGAGATATATTTACTGCTGAAGATGCCAAGGAGAGAGTAGATTTTTCAGGAGTAGATGGAATTATGTTAGCAAGGGGAATTTTTGGAAACCCTTGGTTAATAAGAGATATAAGAGAGTACTTCCAATATGGAAAAGTATTACATCCAGTGACACCAGAAGAAAAAGTTGATATGGCAATAGAGCATACTAGAAGAACTCAAATAGAGCATCCAGAGAGACCATTTATATTTGAACTTAGAAAGCATCTATGTTGGTATTTGAAAGGGATTAGAAAAAGTGCTGAATTTAAAGATAGAATCAATCATACAGATAGTTATGATGAAATAATCTCTCTTTTAGAAAAAGTTAAGGAAAATATTCAGCCTGAAGATTATATAGAGATAGAAAATAGAGAACTTGAAAATATTTAA
- the mutS gene encoding DNA mismatch repair protein MutS, translating to MAGETPLMKQYKEIKAENKDSLLFFRLGDFYEMFFQDAVIASKELGLTLTSRNREKDQDVPLAGVPYHSVGSYIAKLVNKGYKVAICEQVEDPKTAKGIVKREVTRVITPGTVIDTEYLDEKSNNYLMGIKIDGNRGAIAYMDITTGEFKASEFQSEDIVFKLLGEINKLAPKEILLDEKTYDRYAEELKRHNSLNSVNLNRVLEKKKSEDFLKKYFNIVSLDSFGMQDKKLASIVSATVLDYAVELQKGKELPVNNIVYTSSENVMELNITTQKNLDIIDNYRDKSGAGTLLWVMDECMTSMGSRLLKKFIKNPLLDVKKIQARQKNVAFFIENVLLREEVREKLKNIYDIERIIGKLVLETENGRDLVALKYSIKNSLEILKLLNGNPIFAIEVKELIEIYNLIERTIVDEPPFSIREGGIIKADYSSELDELHGLSKDGKNYILEIENRERERTGIKGLKIKYNKVFGYFIEVTKANAHLVPEDYIRKQTLANAERYIVPDLKEYEEKVLNAKDKIENLEYQLFKEVSYEIKKYKNILQDLAYQISYLDVVTDFAYIAIKNSYIQPEIHDGKDIEIIAGRHPIVEKLIPSGEFVKNNIVFDDKREMIILTGPNMSGKSTYMKQVALIIIMAHIGSYVPANYAKIGLVDKIFTRVGASDDLLTGQSTFMLEMSEVANIVNSATDRSFIILDEIGRGTSTFDGISIATAITEYIHERIGAKTIFATHYHELTQLEDKLDRAENFRIEVKENKNEIVFLREIVKGGADKSYGIEVARLAGLPKEILDRSKSVLKNLEERKEIIEKKLQGEQLILFGTPEVEKQDNESEKNSLKGKEITKEQKIVMRVLEELDSNSMTPLEALMKLNELKKILNRS from the coding sequence GTGGCTGGAGAAACACCTTTAATGAAGCAATATAAAGAGATAAAAGCAGAAAATAAAGATAGCCTTCTTTTCTTTAGACTTGGAGATTTTTATGAAATGTTTTTTCAAGATGCAGTAATAGCATCAAAAGAGTTAGGATTGACACTGACAAGTAGAAACAGAGAAAAAGATCAAGATGTACCATTGGCAGGAGTTCCTTATCACTCTGTAGGATCATATATAGCTAAACTTGTAAATAAAGGATATAAAGTGGCAATTTGCGAGCAAGTAGAGGATCCTAAAACAGCTAAAGGGATAGTTAAAAGAGAGGTAACTAGAGTAATTACTCCTGGTACAGTAATTGATACTGAGTATCTAGATGAGAAAAGTAATAACTACCTTATGGGAATTAAAATAGATGGAAATAGAGGGGCTATTGCCTATATGGATATTACTACTGGAGAGTTTAAAGCCAGTGAGTTTCAAAGTGAAGATATAGTATTTAAACTTCTAGGAGAGATCAATAAATTAGCTCCTAAAGAGATACTTTTAGATGAAAAAACTTACGATAGATATGCAGAGGAGTTAAAAAGACATAACTCTTTAAACAGTGTAAATCTAAATAGAGTTTTAGAAAAGAAAAAATCAGAGGATTTTCTAAAAAAATACTTCAATATAGTATCTTTAGATAGTTTTGGAATGCAAGATAAAAAGTTAGCATCAATAGTATCAGCTACAGTATTAGATTATGCAGTAGAACTACAAAAGGGAAAAGAGTTACCAGTTAATAATATAGTTTATACAAGTAGTGAAAATGTTATGGAGTTAAATATAACAACTCAAAAAAATCTTGACATTATAGACAATTATAGAGATAAAAGTGGAGCAGGAACTCTATTATGGGTAATGGATGAGTGTATGACTTCTATGGGAAGCCGTCTCCTTAAAAAATTTATTAAAAATCCACTTTTAGATGTAAAAAAGATTCAAGCAAGACAAAAAAATGTGGCATTTTTTATAGAAAATGTTCTGTTGAGAGAGGAAGTTAGAGAGAAGTTAAAAAATATCTATGATATAGAAAGAATAATAGGTAAACTTGTTCTTGAAACTGAAAATGGAAGAGATTTAGTTGCACTAAAATATTCTATAAAAAACTCTCTAGAGATATTGAAACTTTTAAATGGAAACCCTATTTTTGCAATAGAGGTAAAAGAGTTAATTGAGATATATAATCTAATTGAAAGAACAATAGTAGATGAACCACCATTTTCAATAAGAGAGGGTGGAATAATAAAAGCTGATTATAGTAGTGAGTTAGATGAGCTACATGGACTTTCAAAAGATGGAAAAAATTATATTTTAGAGATAGAAAATAGAGAAAGAGAAAGAACAGGAATAAAAGGATTAAAGATAAAATACAATAAGGTATTTGGATATTTTATTGAAGTTACAAAGGCAAATGCACATCTTGTTCCTGAAGATTATATAAGAAAACAAACTTTAGCAAATGCTGAAAGATATATTGTACCAGATCTAAAAGAATATGAGGAAAAGGTATTAAATGCTAAGGATAAGATTGAAAATTTAGAGTATCAACTATTTAAAGAGGTATCTTATGAGATAAAAAAATATAAAAATATCTTACAAGACTTAGCTTATCAAATATCATACTTAGATGTAGTTACAGATTTTGCTTATATAGCTATAAAAAATTCGTATATTCAGCCTGAAATACATGATGGAAAGGATATTGAAATAATAGCAGGACGTCACCCAATAGTTGAAAAGCTTATTCCTAGTGGTGAGTTTGTTAAAAATAATATAGTCTTTGATGATAAACGTGAGATGATAATTTTAACTGGTCCAAATATGTCAGGTAAGTCTACATATATGAAACAGGTAGCCTTAATAATAATTATGGCACATATAGGTTCATACGTTCCAGCAAATTATGCTAAAATAGGATTAGTAGATAAGATATTTACAAGAGTAGGGGCAAGTGATGACCTACTTACTGGACAATCTACATTTATGCTGGAGATGAGTGAAGTGGCAAATATAGTAAATAGTGCTACTGATAGATCATTTATAATCTTAGATGAGATTGGAAGAGGAACTTCAACTTTTGATGGAATCTCAATAGCAACAGCTATTACTGAGTATATACATGAGAGAATAGGAGCTAAAACAATATTTGCTACACACTACCATGAATTAACTCAATTAGAAGACAAGTTAGATAGAGCTGAAAATTTTAGAATTGAAGTTAAAGAGAATAAAAATGAGATAGTCTTTTTAAGAGAGATTGTAAAAGGTGGAGCAGATAAATCTTATGGAATAGAGGTTGCAAGATTAGCAGGACTGCCAAAAGAGATATTGGATAGATCAAAAAGTGTCTTGAAAAATCTTGAAGAGAGAAAAGAGATTATTGAGAAAAAGCTTCAAGGGGAACAACTTATACTTTTTGGAACTCCAGAAGTTGAAAAGCAAGATAATGAAAGTGAAAAAAATAGTTTAAAAGGTAAAGAGATAACTAAGGAACAAAAGATAGTAATGAGGGTTTTAGAGGAGTTAGATTCTAATAGTATGACTCCTTTAGAAGCATTGATGAAACTTAATGAACTGAAAAAAATATTAAATAGGAGTTAG
- the lptC gene encoding LPS export ABC transporter periplasmic protein LptC: protein MNKKKIYMIIFAVVIILGYLNYFKEEKDLSDLKKAIETTNVTYESDDYHVEAAKQIDYIDEKETDFEKAKALVKDMVISGDNVFIDKVRNLALKNNILGISPNGWKFNTDSANYEKLKDEITSNTGVSAFNEEKKIKISGKNFTTDSKMSYIELKDDVVLENERLKLKGDIGKYSDANKIVVLSGNISVSGVDEKDQEVDGDFKNLKYFVDDKVLEAWEPFSITYDGVKLSGENLWYQDGVEALKISKNVVIETSGYTIYVDRIEKDANSNIVKFYGKVKGSNGIYSFEGAEGIYNIDNEKLELYGNVIVTSTKGEKLNADKIVYDNKTKFITAYGEKKDLLYVSNNGELRSREFRYNNETQEAFADKKYDFRSLKYDSTGEKFYFNNVTKDGYVINGKVIDKIKKQSAKGNRLDFNSETKIYKIKDDAVFENEDYRIESSDINYDGNTGKVTTPADYKITQLKNGIEFVGKGADYDENTGNLLSNGVINALGSNFKASGNNLTYNNKTGAGELQSNIFFENTDNGTTVTGDKLLFQKDNSVEIVGNLVITSEKIIAKSTRGKYNLKDEKVYIPEKIDFESKDKLTSGTMSKGTYDIKREIFTGNNFKGKNKDTDITSSLVKYFTKENRIEFGKNTIIKTPEATLKGNRFDYNLDSELATAKEPYTVFYDEFTIKGNSGTFDNKNGMFKSNKADITSKSGDKFTADKADGNLHEMRMDFIGNAKGHTNYDGKRTDFSGDFARVYFKKDVDGYKAIRSEIKKNAVFIQEDKTLKSDYIEADIERNLVFARDNTKMIVKDKDNGDIIITSDVAEINMNNDTATLIGDVYIENINKEQGKTVITADKGIARQKTGILDLIGNVKIENAESIVESDEAIYNMNTKKLKAKGHVYINHKNQ from the coding sequence ATGAATAAAAAGAAAATCTATATGATTATTTTTGCAGTTGTAATAATTTTAGGATATCTTAATTATTTTAAAGAGGAAAAGGATCTTTCAGATTTAAAAAAGGCTATTGAAACTACAAATGTTACTTATGAAAGTGATGATTATCATGTTGAAGCTGCTAAGCAGATAGATTATATTGATGAGAAAGAAACTGACTTTGAAAAGGCAAAGGCTCTAGTAAAAGATATGGTAATAAGTGGGGACAATGTTTTCATTGATAAAGTTAGAAACTTAGCATTGAAAAATAATATCTTAGGGATAAGTCCTAATGGGTGGAAGTTTAACACAGATTCAGCAAACTATGAGAAATTAAAAGATGAGATAACTTCAAATACAGGAGTATCAGCTTTTAATGAGGAAAAAAAGATTAAAATATCTGGTAAAAACTTTACTACAGATAGTAAAATGAGTTATATAGAGTTAAAAGATGATGTTGTCCTAGAAAATGAAAGATTGAAATTAAAAGGTGATATTGGAAAATATAGCGATGCTAATAAGATAGTTGTACTTTCAGGAAATATCTCTGTTTCAGGAGTAGATGAAAAAGATCAAGAAGTTGATGGAGATTTTAAAAATCTTAAATACTTTGTAGATGATAAAGTTCTTGAAGCTTGGGAGCCTTTTTCTATTACATATGATGGAGTAAAACTGTCAGGAGAAAACCTTTGGTATCAAGATGGAGTTGAGGCTTTAAAGATCTCTAAAAATGTTGTAATAGAAACATCTGGATATACAATATATGTAGATAGAATTGAGAAAGATGCTAACAGCAATATTGTTAAATTTTATGGAAAAGTTAAAGGATCAAATGGAATTTACTCTTTTGAAGGAGCAGAGGGAATATATAATATAGATAATGAAAAATTAGAATTATATGGAAATGTAATTGTAACTTCTACAAAGGGAGAAAAACTTAATGCTGATAAGATAGTTTATGATAACAAAACTAAGTTTATAACAGCTTATGGAGAGAAGAAAGATCTATTATATGTTTCAAATAATGGAGAGTTAAGAAGTAGAGAGTTTAGATATAACAATGAGACTCAAGAGGCATTTGCAGATAAAAAATATGACTTTAGAAGTTTAAAATATGATAGCACAGGAGAGAAATTCTATTTTAATAATGTAACAAAAGATGGTTATGTTATAAATGGAAAGGTAATTGATAAAATTAAAAAGCAAAGTGCAAAGGGTAATAGATTAGACTTTAATAGTGAAACTAAGATATATAAGATAAAAGATGATGCTGTTTTTGAAAATGAAGATTATAGAATTGAAAGTAGTGATATTAACTATGATGGTAATACTGGAAAAGTTACAACACCAGCAGATTATAAGATTACTCAACTTAAAAATGGTATTGAATTTGTAGGAAAAGGTGCTGACTATGATGAAAATACAGGAAATCTTTTAAGTAATGGAGTAATTAATGCTTTAGGAAGTAACTTTAAAGCAAGTGGAAACAACTTAACTTATAACAACAAAACAGGAGCAGGGGAGTTACAAAGTAACATATTCTTTGAAAACACAGATAATGGAACTACTGTAACTGGAGATAAACTTCTTTTCCAAAAGGATAACTCAGTTGAGATTGTAGGAAATCTTGTAATAACAAGTGAAAAAATTATAGCAAAATCTACCAGAGGAAAGTATAATTTAAAAGATGAGAAAGTTTATATTCCTGAAAAGATAGATTTTGAAAGTAAAGATAAATTAACTTCTGGAACTATGTCAAAGGGAACTTATGATATTAAGAGAGAGATTTTTACTGGAAATAATTTTAAAGGAAAGAATAAGGATACAGATATAACAAGTTCTCTTGTAAAGTATTTTACAAAAGAAAATAGAATAGAATTTGGAAAGAATACTATAATAAAAACCCCTGAAGCAACTTTGAAAGGAAACAGGTTTGACTATAACTTAGATAGTGAATTAGCTACAGCAAAAGAGCCATATACAGTATTCTATGATGAATTTACAATAAAAGGCAACAGTGGAACTTTTGATAATAAAAATGGAATGTTTAAAAGCAATAAAGCTGATATAACTTCTAAAAGTGGAGATAAATTTACAGCTGATAAAGCAGATGGAAATCTACATGAAATGAGAATGGACTTTATTGGAAATGCTAAAGGACATACAAATTATGATGGTAAGAGAACAGATTTCTCTGGAGATTTTGCAAGAGTTTACTTTAAAAAAGATGTAGATGGTTACAAAGCAATAAGAAGTGAAATTAAGAAAAATGCTGTATTTATTCAAGAAGATAAAACTTTAAAATCTGATTACATAGAAGCTGATATTGAAAGAAATCTTGTTTTTGCAAGAGATAATACAAAGATGATTGTAAAAGATAAAGACAATGGAGATATTATAATAACTTCTGATGTTGCTGAAATAAATATGAATAATGATACTGCAACTCTTATTGGAGATGTTTATATTGAAAATATCAATAAAGAACAAGGAAAAACTGTAATAACAGCAGACAAGGGAATAGCTAGACAAAAAACAGGAATACTTGATCTTATTGGAAATGTAAAGATTGAAAATGCAGAATCAATAGTGGAATCAGATGAGGCAATATATAACATGAATACTAAAAAATTAAAAGCTAAAGGGCATGTATATATCAACCATAAAAATCAATAA
- a CDS encoding P1 family peptidase — MGIENLELKIGKLSKGKNNLITDVKGVKVGHKTLDDGKIKTGVTAIIPHSDNIFKEKLICSSYVINGFGKSIGLVQIDELGTLETPIILTNTLSVGTCSTALVKHMLKENEDIGVTTGTVNPVVCECNDGYLNDIRGLHVKEEDVFEALESAEINFKEGNVGAGTGMSCYQLKGGIGSASRVLKLDDKEYTIGSLVLSNFGLKEDLLVDGIKVGEQILEKEAEELEKGSIIIILATDIPMSDRQLKRIAKRVPIGLARTGSHIGNGSGDIVIAFSTANRIKHYEENEIVNIKIINENIIDKIFRGVIECVEESVISSLLHSNETIGVFEHKRESLKKYVDYIVK, encoded by the coding sequence ATGGGAATTGAAAATCTTGAGCTAAAAATAGGAAAGTTATCAAAGGGAAAGAATAACTTAATAACTGATGTAAAGGGAGTTAAGGTAGGACATAAAACCTTAGATGATGGAAAGATAAAAACAGGGGTAACAGCTATAATTCCTCATAGTGATAATATATTTAAAGAGAAATTAATTTGTTCATCGTATGTGATAAATGGTTTTGGAAAAAGTATAGGACTTGTTCAGATAGATGAGTTAGGAACTTTAGAAACACCAATTATATTGACAAATACTTTAAGTGTAGGAACTTGTAGTACAGCTTTAGTAAAACATATGTTGAAAGAAAACGAAGATATAGGAGTAACAACAGGAACAGTTAACCCAGTAGTATGTGAGTGTAATGATGGATACTTAAATGATATCCGTGGACTTCATGTAAAAGAAGAAGATGTTTTTGAGGCTTTAGAAAGTGCTGAGATAAATTTTAAAGAGGGAAATGTTGGAGCTGGGACTGGAATGAGTTGTTATCAACTTAAAGGGGGTATAGGTTCTGCTTCTAGAGTGTTAAAATTAGATGACAAAGAGTATACAATAGGCTCTCTTGTGCTTTCAAATTTTGGACTAAAAGAGGATCTGTTAGTAGATGGAATAAAAGTTGGAGAACAGATTTTAGAAAAAGAGGCTGAGGAATTAGAAAAGGGATCTATAATAATAATTTTAGCTACAGATATTCCTATGAGTGATAGACAATTAAAAAGAATAGCCAAGAGAGTTCCAATAGGATTAGCAAGAACAGGATCTCATATAGGTAATGGAAGTGGAGATATAGTAATTGCTTTTTCAACTGCTAATAGAATAAAACATTATGAAGAGAATGAAATAGTTAATATAAAAATAATAAATGAAAATATTATAGATAAAATTTTTAGAGGAGTAATTGAGTGTGTAGAAGAGTCAGTAATTAGTTCACTATTACATAGTAATGAAACTATTGGAGTGTTTGAGCACAAAAGAGAATCGTTAAAAAAATATGTTGATTATATAGTCAAATAG
- a CDS encoding DUF1846 domain-containing protein, whose amino-acid sequence MKIGFDHNKYLEEQSKYILERVNNYDKLYLEFGGKLLFDLHAKRVLPGFDENAKIKLLQRLKEKVEVVICVYSGDIERNKIRGDFGITYDMDVFRLIDDLRDYELQVNSVVITRYDDQPATNLFITKLERRGIKVYKHRATKGYPMDIDTIVSDEGYGKNPYIETTKPIVVVTAPGPGSGKLATCLSQLYHEYKRGRDAGYSKFETFPVWNVPLKHPLNIAYEAATVDLKDVNMIDPFHLEAYGETAVNYNRDIEAFPLLKRIIEKITGKESIYKSPTDMGVNRVGFGIVDDDVVREASKQEIIRRYFKTGCEYKKGYVDKETFQRTKVIMEFLNLKEQDRKVVGVAREKLEILKNEHSDKNGICSAIAMELPDGTIVTGKKSGLMDAAAAAILNAIKHFANINDEILLISPVILEPIINLKSKTLMSKNVALDTEEVLIALSISAATNPMAQVAMEKLHMLKGTQAHCTNILGKSDEQTLRKLGIDLTCDQVFPTENLYYNA is encoded by the coding sequence ATGAAGATAGGTTTTGATCACAATAAATATCTAGAAGAGCAATCGAAGTATATCTTAGAAAGAGTTAATAATTATGATAAGTTATATTTAGAGTTTGGAGGAAAATTGTTATTTGACCTTCACGCTAAGAGAGTACTTCCTGGATTTGATGAAAATGCTAAAATAAAACTACTACAAAGACTTAAAGAAAAGGTAGAGGTAGTAATTTGTGTCTATTCTGGTGATATAGAGAGAAATAAAATCAGAGGAGACTTCGGTATTACATATGATATGGATGTTTTCAGACTTATAGATGATTTAAGAGATTATGAACTACAAGTAAATAGTGTAGTTATAACTAGATATGATGACCAACCTGCAACAAATCTATTTATAACTAAACTAGAGCGTAGAGGAATAAAAGTATATAAACATAGAGCAACAAAAGGTTACCCTATGGATATAGATACAATAGTAAGTGATGAAGGATATGGAAAAAATCCATATATTGAAACTACAAAACCTATAGTGGTAGTTACAGCTCCTGGCCCTGGAAGTGGAAAACTTGCTACTTGCTTAAGCCAACTATACCATGAGTATAAAAGAGGAAGAGATGCTGGATATTCAAAATTTGAAACATTCCCTGTATGGAATGTTCCTTTAAAACATCCTTTAAATATTGCTTATGAAGCAGCTACAGTAGATTTGAAAGATGTAAATATGATAGACCCATTCCACTTAGAAGCTTATGGAGAGACTGCTGTAAACTATAACCGTGATATAGAAGCTTTTCCTCTTTTAAAAAGAATTATAGAAAAGATAACTGGAAAAGAATCAATTTACAAATCTCCAACAGATATGGGAGTAAATAGAGTTGGATTTGGAATAGTTGATGATGATGTAGTTAGAGAAGCATCAAAACAAGAGATCATAAGAAGATATTTTAAAACAGGTTGTGAGTATAAAAAAGGATATGTTGATAAAGAAACATTCCAAAGAACAAAAGTTATCATGGAATTTTTAAATCTTAAAGAACAAGATAGAAAAGTTGTAGGAGTTGCAAGAGAAAAACTTGAGATATTAAAAAATGAACATAGTGATAAAAATGGAATTTGTTCTGCAATAGCTATGGAACTTCCTGATGGAACAATAGTTACAGGTAAAAAATCTGGATTGATGGATGCAGCAGCAGCAGCAATATTAAATGCTATAAAACATTTTGCTAATATTAATGATGAGATCTTGCTTATCTCTCCAGTAATACTTGAGCCGATTATTAATTTAAAGAGTAAAACTCTTATGAGCAAAAATGTAGCATTAGACACAGAGGAAGTATTAATTGCACTAAGTATATCAGCTGCAACAAACCCAATGGCACAAGTAGCTATGGAAAAACTTCATATGCTAAAGGGAACACAAGCACATTGTACAAATATACTTGGAAAAAGCGATGAACAAACATTGAGAAAATTAGGAATTGATCTTACTTGTGATCAAGTATTTCCAACAGAAAATTTATATTATAATGCATAA
- a CDS encoding cation:proton antiporter, translating into MLTSLALIFLLGLLLGSIFIKLKLPALLGMILTGIILGPYSLNLLDSSILNISSSLRQLALVIILTRAGLSLNIEDLKKVGRPAILMCFLPATLEILGTVLIATKFFNITIIEAAILGSVLAAVSPAVIVPRMIKLIETKKGTDKSIPQLVMAGASVDDIFVIVLFTSFLNFEKGGNFSATALLQVPFAILTGIIIGYLISLILIKFFKTFHMRDSIKIVILLSIAFLLLELEIHLSKFIPFSALISIMSIGIGILKNYEVLAKRISSKFSKLWVAAEILLFVLVGATVNIKYALSFGTTAIIFILLVLIFRMLGVFLCLIGSNLNRKEKLFTMFAYTPKATVQAAIGGIPLAMGLNCGNLVLTIAVLAILITAPLGALAIDNTYKRFLN; encoded by the coding sequence ATGTTAACAAGTCTAGCTTTAATATTTTTACTTGGTCTTTTATTAGGTTCAATTTTTATCAAATTAAAACTTCCTGCTCTTTTAGGAATGATATTGACAGGAATAATTCTAGGTCCTTACTCTTTAAATCTACTAGATAGCTCTATCCTAAATATTTCTTCCTCTCTTAGACAACTTGCTTTGGTTATAATTTTAACTAGAGCTGGATTATCTTTAAATATAGAGGATCTAAAAAAAGTAGGACGTCCTGCTATTCTTATGTGTTTTCTTCCTGCAACTTTAGAGATTTTAGGAACTGTTTTAATTGCAACTAAATTTTTTAATATTACTATAATTGAAGCTGCTATCTTAGGAAGTGTACTTGCTGCTGTTTCTCCAGCAGTAATTGTTCCTAGAATGATAAAATTAATAGAAACAAAAAAAGGAACAGATAAAAGTATTCCTCAACTTGTTATGGCTGGAGCTTCAGTAGATGATATTTTTGTAATTGTGCTTTTTACATCATTTTTAAATTTTGAAAAAGGTGGAAATTTCTCTGCAACTGCTCTTTTACAAGTACCTTTTGCTATTCTAACTGGAATAATCATAGGATATCTAATCTCTCTAATACTTATTAAATTCTTTAAAACTTTCCATATGAGAGATTCTATAAAGATAGTTATTTTATTAAGCATTGCTTTCTTACTATTGGAGCTAGAGATACATCTAAGTAAATTTATTCCTTTCTCAGCCCTTATATCTATAATGAGCATTGGTATAGGAATATTGAAAAACTATGAAGTTCTTGCTAAAAGAATATCTTCAAAGTTTTCTAAACTTTGGGTTGCTGCTGAGATTCTACTTTTCGTTTTAGTTGGTGCTACTGTAAATATCAAGTATGCTCTCTCTTTTGGCACAACAGCTATTATATTTATTCTTCTAGTTTTAATCTTTAGAATGCTTGGAGTTTTCCTTTGCCTAATAGGAAGCAATTTAAATAGAAAAGAAAAATTATTCACTATGTTTGCTTATACTCCTAAAGCAACTGTACAAGCTGCTATTGGTGGAATTCCTTTGGCTATGGGATTAAACTGTGGAAACCTTGTTCTAACTATTGCTGTTCTAGCTATTTTAATCACTGCTCCATTGGGAGCTTTAGCAATAGATAATACATACAAAAGATTTCTAAATTAA
- the lptB gene encoding LPS export ABC transporter ATP-binding protein codes for MKSLIAQNLSKSYKKRTVVDNVSLEVNKGEVVGLLGPNGAGKTTTFYMITGIIKPETGSVYCDNVDVTTYPMFKRANMGIGYLAQEPSVFRNLTVEENIAAVLEMKGVAKKEQQMIIEKLMEEFKLTHVRKSLGYSLSGGERRRIEIARTIANNPSFILLDEPFAGVDPIAVEDIQQIIRYLRDRGLGILITDHSVRETLRITEKAYIMANGKVLISGTPQEIADNETARKIYLGEKFKLD; via the coding sequence ATGAAAAGTTTAATAGCCCAAAATCTTAGTAAAAGCTATAAGAAAAGAACAGTTGTAGATAATGTGAGCCTTGAAGTAAATAAGGGAGAGGTAGTTGGACTTTTAGGACCAAATGGTGCAGGAAAGACAACAACTTTCTATATGATAACTGGGATAATAAAACCAGAAACAGGGTCAGTATATTGTGATAACGTAGATGTTACAACATATCCTATGTTTAAAAGAGCAAATATGGGAATAGGTTATCTAGCTCAAGAGCCGTCAGTTTTTAGAAACTTAACAGTTGAAGAAAATATAGCAGCTGTACTTGAGATGAAAGGTGTTGCAAAAAAAGAACAACAAATGATAATAGAAAAGTTAATGGAAGAGTTTAAACTTACCCATGTAAGAAAATCTTTAGGTTATTCATTGTCTGGAGGAGAGAGAAGAAGAATAGAGATAGCTAGAACAATAGCTAATAATCCTAGCTTTATTCTACTAGATGAGCCTTTTGCTGGGGTTGACCCAATAGCAGTAGAGGATATTCAACAGATAATAAGATACCTTAGAGATAGAGGACTTGGAATCTTAATAACAGATCACAGTGTAAGGGAAACTTTGAGAATAACAGAAAAAGCTTATATAATGGCAAATGGTAAGGTTCTTATCAGTGGAACTCCACAAGAGATAGCTGATAATGAAACTGCAAGAAAAATCTACTTAGGAGAAAAATTTAAATTAGATTAA